One Stigmatella aurantiaca genomic window, GTGGCGGGCCTCGGCCTGCTGTGGGGCATCGTCGCCACGGCGCTCGCGGGCCTGTACCTGGCCTGGCGCGGCGGGGGCCACAGCGTGCGCCCCGCCGTCAACGGCCTGCGGCTGACGGCGCTCGCGGGCGTGGCGGCCACGGCGCTCTTCGCCGGCGTGAGCGCGGGCACGGGCGTGCTGTGCCCCACGTGCCTGGGCACCTATGCGCTGGTGATTGCCTTCGCGGCGGTGGCCTGGCGCGGCCTGCCGGGCCCCGTGGTGCCGCAAGGCGGCGAGTGGGGCCGCACCCTGACGTGGACGGTGGGCTTCACCGTGGCGGGCTTCCTCGCGCTGCTCATTCCAGGCAGCGCCACCCCGAAGGCCTCCTCGGGCGAGACGGCGCTGCCCCAGGTGAGCGCCGAGCCGGGCTCGGTGGAGCAGTACCTCAAGGGGCTGTCCGGGCGGGAGCAGCAGATGGTGTCCGATGCCCTGGCGCAGTACCGCCGGGACACGCCGCAGCCGGCCCTGGCCCCCGCGCGCCGCCGCTTCGGCCCCGCGGACGCGCCGGTGAAGGTGGTGGAGTGGACCGACAGCAAGTGCCCGCACTGCAAAATCCTGGTGGAGTCCGTGGCGGACCTGAAGCGGCGCGTGCCCGAGGGGAAGTTCTCCCTGGAGGCGCGGCAGTACCCGCTGGACGGGGCGTGCAACCCGGCCATCCCGCCGCAGTACAGCGATGGCTCGGGCACGCGGTGCCTCGCCGCCAAGGCGCAGATCTGCCTGGAGGGGGCCTCGGACTACTGGTCGCTGCGCGAGAAGCTCTTCGCCAACCAGGCGGCGCTCACCGGCCCGAAGGTGATGGAGATCGCCTCCTCCGGCACGGTGCCGCGCTCGCAGCTCGAGGCGTGCGTGAACAGCCCCGAGACGGGGGCCCGGCTCCGCGAGGACGTCTCCTACGCGAAGCAGCACGACATCCACGGCACGCCGCTCATGGTCGTCAACGGCCGCGAGGTGCCGCCCAGCGTGCCCTTCCTCTACGCGCTGGTGATGGCCGGCGGTGACACGAGCGCGCCCGCGTGGAACGTGCTGCCGCCCCCGAACCCGCCGCAGGCCCACGCGCACTGATGGGCAAGAAAGACCGCAAGCCCGAGCCCGCCGCCCCCGCCGCGCCGTTCCACAACCCGTTCGCGGCGCTCGCGGGCCAGCGCGAGGCGCTGCCTTCGGGCCCGGCGCCCCAGGCGGCCCCGCCGAAGCCCGAGGCCCGCAAGGGGCCCGCGAAGGCCGTGGTGCGCATGGAGCGCAAGGGGCGCGGCGGCAAGGAAGTGACGGTGGTGGAG contains:
- a CDS encoding thioredoxin domain-containing protein, which produces MSQKASSPSPVPARGAQVLLGLGIAESALSLFQWSQLLTLRGGGATVCGVSEHVNCETVWNSPFASQVHALTGIPVAGLGLLWGIVATALAGLYLAWRGGGHSVRPAVNGLRLTALAGVAATALFAGVSAGTGVLCPTCLGTYALVIAFAAVAWRGLPGPVVPQGGEWGRTLTWTVGFTVAGFLALLIPGSATPKASSGETALPQVSAEPGSVEQYLKGLSGREQQMVSDALAQYRRDTPQPALAPARRRFGPADAPVKVVEWTDSKCPHCKILVESVADLKRRVPEGKFSLEARQYPLDGACNPAIPPQYSDGSGTRCLAAKAQICLEGASDYWSLREKLFANQAALTGPKVMEIASSGTVPRSQLEACVNSPETGARLREDVSYAKQHDIHGTPLMVVNGREVPPSVPFLYALVMAGGDTSAPAWNVLPPPNPPQAHAH
- a CDS encoding translation initiation factor, yielding MGKKDRKPEPAAPAAPFHNPFAALAGQREALPSGPAPQAAPPKPEARKGPAKAVVRMERKGRGGKEVTVVEQLGLPPAEREAWLKALKGSLGCGGAVEEDVLVLQGDHRERLPALLEARGVRRVVVG